DNA from Orbaceae bacterium lpD01:
GCTGGTTAAGTTCACTGCAGAGTGCTAACCCTATCCTGTTAGGGATTGTGATTGGTGCCATGTGTTCATTTGACTTTGGCGGTCCGGTTAATAAAGCCGCTTACGTGACTGGTACGGTGCTGTTAGCCTCGGGGAATTTTTACTTTATGGCGGGTGTCTCAGCAGCGTGTATCGTCCCACCTTTTGTGATTGCTTTTTCAACCACTATCTTTAGGAAAAAAGCCTTTACTGAGGATGAACGAGCGGCGGGACTGGTCAACTATATCCTCGGCGCAACCCATATTACCGAAGGCGCCATTCCTTTTGCCGCGAAAGATCCATTACGCGTTATTCCGATCATGATGATTGCTTCTTCAATTGCTGCGGTACTGACTTTTTTATCAGGCATTGAAGTACCGGCACCTCATGGCGGTTTTTTAGTGCTGCCATTAGTCAATAAACCGTTAACCTGGGTGATGTGTATCTTTGCTGGTGCGTTAGTTGGTGCCCTATTATTGGGCTTCTCCCGTATGGCCGAGATACGTAAACATACCGGACCTTTAGCTGATACATCAGCTTTAGATTAAGTTATATCACTTGTTTAGCTCAACATCACCGCGTCAAGGTGATGTTGATTGACCTTTAGAAGGAACCCTTATGAGTATGTCACTAACCCTAAATGATATTACCCTGTTAGAAAGCATGTTAACTAAATCACAAGCGATACAGCGCGTCGCTGATAACATGATCGCGGCCGGTTTGGTTAAAGCCGATTATGCTACAGCGATGTTTGATCGTGAAACACAAATCTCGACCTTTTTAGGTAACGGTATTGCGATTCCCCATGGCACAACCGAAAAACGGGATAGCGTGCTGAGCACGGGATTAAAAATATTATACAGTCCACAAGGTATCCGCTGGGATGATGACAATATCGCTCATGTCGTTATCGGTATTGCAGCCAAATCGAATGAACATTTGGCCATACTTCGTCAATTAACTCGGGTTATCATTGATGAATCGGCACTCGATCGCATCAAAGCGGTCAAATCGGCTGAAGATCTGCTGGCAATTTTAACTGGTCAGCCCGTCGTCTCAGAAGAAACAACGACCGTGAGTGTGGATCGTGAATTTACCGTCAGCATAGATAATCCACATGGTTTACATACTCGTCCGGCCTCCATGCTGGCTAAAGTGATCAAACCGTTTGTCAGTGATATTCAGGTCACTAATCTGGATGGCTCAAATCATATTGTTAATGCCAAAAGTTTGATGAAACTCGTCAGTCTAGGGGTAAAATCGACACATCGTCTTAAATTTATGATTAGCGGTGCCGATGCAGCAGAAGCGGAGCAACAAATTAAACAAGCGATTGCGCAAGGACTGGGAGAAGATATTCGCCAATTCAAACACTCAACGTTTATAGCAGAAAATCAGTAAAACAGGGATATACTCAACGCGCATCATCGTGTTGATTCAATGAGCGCGCTGACTAATCAGTCACAGAATCGGCCGGTGGATACCACCGGCCTGATTGATCCATCAAGCAATCTTGTGGGTTTTAGCGCCTTGCCACTCTTGATATACGGCGATGATTGCGGTCAGTACCATAAAGAGTGCCGCACTCAAGAAGATACCACGGGCGTGACCGCCTTCAATAATCCAGGCAAAGAGTAACGGCCCAATAATACCGCCAAGATTAAAACCGGTTGAAACAATACCAAATACCCGTCCCTCGGCGCCCTTTGGCGAAGCGGCTCGCACCAGCATATCCCGCGAAGGCATGATCATACCAGATAAAAAACCCATAATAGCCAAAATAAAAATCAGTGATAGGGCACAAAAACTTGAGGTCGCCACACTAGCGGCTAATATCGCAGTGACAATCAGCGCGATGGCGGCAATCAGGCCATGTCGCTGGGTTTTATCGGCTAAATGCCCACCAAATAAAACGCCTACCGCACAAGCGATTAAAAATGCCGTCAAAGCAGTATTGGCTTGATTAAGGACAATGCCATACCCGGTCACCAGTGCCGATACCGAGAAGTACTGGATTGAGGTCATACTTAAGCTTAGCAGTAAAAATAGCACCACCAGCAGAAAAATCGTGGGTGACAATAGCGCTTTTTTACGTTCAACCACTGGCCGGACTGATACAGCAGCCGGTAAAGCCGGTTTCAAGGCGGTTGGCAGTATCACGATTGCCGCAATCAGACCAATCAGACCCGCGACAAAATAGGCGGTTTCAATATTGATCGATTTGGCTAAAAAGAGTACTAAAAATGGCGTAATTGCGGTACCCACAAAACCACTAAAGGTATGTACAGAAAAAGCACGGCCCATTTTTTTATCGGTAATACTGCGCGATAAGATGGCATAATCTGCCGGATGGTAAACGGCATTCGCCAGTCCTGCCATCGCCATGGCCACCACTAACCAATAGTAGTGAGAGAAGAAGAAAAGCGAGATAAAGCTCACGCTGCCAAGCAGAAGCCCGGCCAATAATACTTTGGCAGGACCAAATTTATCGACCATAAAACCAACTGGTAACTGCACCAGTGCCGAAACCACATTAAAAACCGCAATGGCAAAGCCCACGTCCACAAAACTCAGATCTGTGGTAGTTGAAATTAACGGCATTAATGCAGGTAAGACCATCATATGGATATGGCTGACCAGATGGACAATAGAGATTTGACTCAAGATAGAAATTTTTATTTTTTTCATTATGGTTCACTAATAGGGTTCATTATAAAAATTAATCGCGATAAAAATGATGCCTCAAGAGGATGAATACGCTATTTTAAGCCTCGGCCGCAGATTATCATTTTACTGATTATCTGGTGATATGCCATAATCACCATTCACTCATCAACACTGCAGTGATGCTACGGCGTTGTTAGCGATATAGAATCATTGAATGGAAAAGACAACGCCGAGGTGACCGCGTTATTTCGGCTGATTAAGCATCAGATAACACAATCAGGCTAAGCAAGATACACACGCCATCTCACCGATGATTGGGTGTATATATTAGAGATTGTTAGGTTAAATCGCAATCACATAAAAGAGAAAAAGACTTATGACAACAGACACAATCAAAATCGGCCTGGTCTCTATTTCAGATCGAGCCAGTGCCGGTATTTACAAAGATAAAGGCTTACCTGAACTCGAAAACTGGTTAAGTCAAACGATCCTCAATCCCTGTGAATTTAGCAAATATTTGATTGCCGATGAACAGCCACAAATAGAACAAGTACTCATCGATTTAGTGGATAATCAGCAGTGTAATCTCATCTTAACGACTGGCGGCACTGGACCGGCCCTGCGTGATGTCACGCCGGATGCGACCTTAGCGATTGCCGATCGTATTATGCCCGGTTTTGGTGAACAGATGCGTCAAATTAGTCTGGCATTTGTGCCTACCGCCATTCTCTCTCGTCAGGTTGGCGTTATTCGTAAAAAGACCTTAATTCTGAATTTACCAGGACAACCTAAAGCGATTAAAGAGACCTTAGCCGGCATTAAAAATGACCTTGGTGAAGTGGTGGTCAATGGTATTTTTGCCAGTATACCTTACTGCATCGATCTGCTCGGAGGGCCTTATCTGGAAACCGATGAAAACATCATCCAGGCCTTCCGACCGAAAAGCGCTATACGTTAACCTTACTGCTCACCGATATAGTAATACGATAAGTCGCTTTGCGATAACCATAGTGCATTGATATTGCCGCTGGTTATCGCCAGTCTGATATTGAGTTTCGTTATTGAACGGGTATAATCATTTACAGATTATTCTAATAACGTAAAATTAAATTTACAGGCTTAACTATGTCCACTCCGATAACAATAACATCTAAACCAACATTAACGTTACAAGATTATAAAACCCTCTCATTAGCCGCTTTAGGCGGTGCATTAGAATTTTATGATTTTATCATTTTTATGTTCTTATCGATTTTCATAGGTCACCTCTTTTTCCCCAGTGATATGCCAGTGTGGCTTTCACAAGTACAGACTTATGGTATATTTGCTGCCGGTTATTTAATTCGCCCTTTTGGCGGTATTGTGATGGCACACTTTGGTGACAAATTTGGCCGAAAAAAGATGTTCACACTCAGCCTGCTATTGATGGCCTTGCCTACGTTGCTAATAGGTTGCCTACCAACCTATCAATCGGCGGGCATTATTGCGCCATTACTGCTGCTACTGATGCGATTGTGCCAAGGATTAGCCGTGGGCGGAGAAGTCCCAGGTGCCTGGACCTTTGTGGCCGAACATGTTCCCCATCACCGCGTCGGCATTGCCTGTGGCATTTTAACCGCCGGACTCAGTTTAGGTATATTATTGGGATCATTAGTCTCAGTGATGGTGACCCGCTATTTTTCGGCGGAAAGTATGTTGACCATCGGCTGGCGCTTACCTTTTATACTCGGCGGTATTTTCGGATTCATTGCGATGTTTCTAAGACGCTGGTTAAAAGAGACGCCGGTATTCCTTGAGATGCAAAAACAGCGTCAACATGAAAAAGACCGAGCGATTCCCGTGATGGTGGTGATCGCCAAATACTTACCACAGACCATTATTTCGATGCTGCTCACCTGGGTGCTCTCGGCTGGTATTATGGTGGTCATCTTAATGACCCCGAACTATTTACAAACCCAGTTTAATATCTCATCGCAAGTGGCATTAGAGGCTAATGCGCTGGCGATTATCGGTTTAATTGTCGGATGTATCGTTTATGGTGGTTTAGCAGATAAAATCAGTATTGGTAAAATTATCAGCTGGGGCTGTGCATTAGCGGTATTGGCTATTGCTGCATTTTATACCAGTTTACAGTATCGACCAGAGTTACTCTGGGTGACCTATATCTTGGCTGGTTTTACTGTGGGTGTGGTAGGATCTTTTGCCTACTTTATGGTGCGATGCTACCCGGCCTCGGTACGCTATAGCGGGGTGTCATTTTCATTTAATGTCGCTTATGCGATCGCCGGTGGCTTAACCCCACTCTTGATTGCCTTGCTGACTCATTTTGCGACTGGTTTTGCCGCTGCATATTATGTTGTGGCACTCTTTGGGATAGGTATTTTACTGGGCATACTGCTCATTTATAAAGCAAAAAAGCTTACTGCAACAGAGATGCAGTAAGCCCTTCACTCATTACGATCAGGCAGCGCGTTTTACCGCGCTGCAAACCACTAAAACGCCTTATACCTTGGTCATTTGCTGACTATGACTTGCCAGATTAACGCAAAACTGACTCAATTAATCAACAATCCCCCTTATTCTCGTTCTAAGGCATGAATCGGATCCAGACCTGCTGCGCGTCTTGCTGGGAAATAGCCAAAAATAATCCCGATCAAACTTGAACAGGTAAAGGCAGCTATGATCGAAAAAATCGAAAATTGCATGGCAAAACTGGAGACAAAATAGGAGAAGACAAGACCAATCGACAAGGATAATAAAATCCCTAACGT
Protein-coding regions in this window:
- a CDS encoding HPr family phosphocarrier protein, giving the protein MSLTLNDITLLESMLTKSQAIQRVADNMIAAGLVKADYATAMFDRETQISTFLGNGIAIPHGTTEKRDSVLSTGLKILYSPQGIRWDDDNIAHVVIGIAAKSNEHLAILRQLTRVIIDESALDRIKAVKSAEDLLAILTGQPVVSEETTTVSVDREFTVSIDNPHGLHTRPASMLAKVIKPFVSDIQVTNLDGSNHIVNAKSLMKLVSLGVKSTHRLKFMISGADAAEAEQQIKQAIAQGLGEDIRQFKHSTFIAENQ
- a CDS encoding MFS transporter, encoding MKKIKISILSQISIVHLVSHIHMMVLPALMPLISTTTDLSFVDVGFAIAVFNVVSALVQLPVGFMVDKFGPAKVLLAGLLLGSVSFISLFFFSHYYWLVVAMAMAGLANAVYHPADYAILSRSITDKKMGRAFSVHTFSGFVGTAITPFLVLFLAKSINIETAYFVAGLIGLIAAIVILPTALKPALPAAVSVRPVVERKKALLSPTIFLLVVLFLLLSLSMTSIQYFSVSALVTGYGIVLNQANTALTAFLIACAVGVLFGGHLADKTQRHGLIAAIALIVTAILAASVATSSFCALSLIFILAIMGFLSGMIMPSRDMLVRAASPKGAEGRVFGIVSTGFNLGGIIGPLLFAWIIEGGHARGIFLSAALFMVLTAIIAVYQEWQGAKTHKIA
- the mog gene encoding molybdopterin adenylyltransferase, translated to MTTDTIKIGLVSISDRASAGIYKDKGLPELENWLSQTILNPCEFSKYLIADEQPQIEQVLIDLVDNQQCNLILTTGGTGPALRDVTPDATLAIADRIMPGFGEQMRQISLAFVPTAILSRQVGVIRKKTLILNLPGQPKAIKETLAGIKNDLGEVVVNGIFASIPYCIDLLGGPYLETDENIIQAFRPKSAIR
- a CDS encoding MFS transporter; the encoded protein is MSTPITITSKPTLTLQDYKTLSLAALGGALEFYDFIIFMFLSIFIGHLFFPSDMPVWLSQVQTYGIFAAGYLIRPFGGIVMAHFGDKFGRKKMFTLSLLLMALPTLLIGCLPTYQSAGIIAPLLLLLMRLCQGLAVGGEVPGAWTFVAEHVPHHRVGIACGILTAGLSLGILLGSLVSVMVTRYFSAESMLTIGWRLPFILGGIFGFIAMFLRRWLKETPVFLEMQKQRQHEKDRAIPVMVVIAKYLPQTIISMLLTWVLSAGIMVVILMTPNYLQTQFNISSQVALEANALAIIGLIVGCIVYGGLADKISIGKIISWGCALAVLAIAAFYTSLQYRPELLWVTYILAGFTVGVVGSFAYFMVRCYPASVRYSGVSFSFNVAYAIAGGLTPLLIALLTHFATGFAAAYYVVALFGIGILLGILLIYKAKKLTATEMQ